TTTCATCAAACGGTACTGGTAAAGGCGAAGCGTACATATAGATATTATCTAAAAATATCAGCTTAGCTTGAGCCTTTTCACAGGCGTCAATCACATTTTGCATTATCTGAGGCCATTGAGTTTCCCAAACCTTAGCATTGTATGGAAGGCCTATGCAGAGATAAACGTAACTGCTGCCATCAATGGCTTTCTCAGCGTCTTCTTTACGAAGTAAATCTGCTTGAACCCAGGTAGGCTTTGTACTAACTTTTCTTATTTGAAGTTGTCGAATTTCTAGTTCCTTTATAACGGCTTTTCCAATTGCTCCATTCGCTCCAAGTACGGTATGAATCTGACTTTCCATTTGTTCTAATTTTATTTGTGAGTGTTATTATTAATTACATTACAAAGATGGGAGAGATAAATGTATAGCCTCTGAACAAATGTTAAGAAATCAGGCTAATTTATATTGTCGTGTTGTGAGTAGTTTTTGATTCATGATCTATTGTAAACGATGCTGTCAAACCAACACTGAAATTTCGTGGAAGCTTTTCAACTCCGAAGACTGCTCATGAATGTTTCCCTTTTGCATCCAATACTTTTGCAAATAAATCAGATGCTCCATTGACAACTATTGGTGAATCATCCCAATCCGTTCCCGATTGGAAATAAGCATCAATATGGTTTAGTCCTATAATTTTATCAAAACCAATTGTATTGTTCACTTGCGCTAAAACGTTCAAAGCGTATAATTCCATTGCGTGATAACCATCTTCTATCGAAATTTCATTTCCCAAACGTCCTTGAAATTTAAACCCTTCATTCAGAATTGGAAATTGAATAGCTATATAAGCTATATTTTTTCGAATATTTACTGAAATATAACTTCCACCAGGTGTTGAAACATTTGGCAATTTCAATCCGCGTATTTATAAATTTTCTATTGGGTTCATATTATTCACTTTGTTAGCACTTTCTTTATTTGTAGACATTCTCAAGATTCAACTCTTCAATTACCATATTGTGTAGGGTCTTCAGTTCGTTATTATAATTAACATTTTCTTCTTCACTTTTTTTTAATTCGGATAAAACTTCAAACACAAAATTTTCCCCTCCATACTCATTCCAATCTTTTTGGAAACTTCTGATTCTGTGGTTTCCGAATTTGAGTTCCATTTTATGTCTATTCCATTTTGATTCCATATCAATACTATGGTCAATCAGAACTTTATTGTTTATCATATTTTTTATTTGAAAAACTCCCATAGGAATTTTCATTTGTTTGTACCCTTCTTTCAGTTCTTTTTTTGTTTTCATATTACATAAATCCTAATTGTTTCATAACAGTTACTCTGTCAAAAACTTGAGTATGTCCATTAATTAAATTGTCCTTGAAATGATAAATTGTTAACCCTTTTGTATTTATGGATTTTTTGGTTGGTGGATATCCGCCAATCATACCAAGGTTTGTTCCAGTTAATATCCAAGTTATAGCAACGTGATTTTCTTCTGGAATTGCAGATGTTATTTCAAAATTCATATCAGGAAATGAATTAAATGAAAAATTCAATCGCTCTTTGAATTCTGAATGAGATAAAGTTTTTCCTTCCCAAGGATCAGTTGTGTCAAGATGAATCGTATATTCTGGATGAACATATTGTTCAACCTTATCAAGATTCTTTTTATTCCAAATTTCAGTCATAAATTCCCGAAGGAAAGATTCTTTGTCCATCGTTATTAAGTCTGTTTTTATTATTTAGCATTCTGTAAATCATATCGATTGATCAATATATTCTAGCCCCTCATATAGGGTGATATATGGAATAGATCAATTGCTTCCTCATTAAAAAAATATTGACACATCTAAGCTTCCATCAGATTTACATATTGAAATATAATTTATAAACTTTTTGTACTTTATTATATTTTTTCTTGTTTAGTATTCTTTAGCTTGTTTTTAGATGAGCTCAGAAGCAAAAATTCAACAAGGTAACCGCAGATAAGTATTAGGCTAATTTCCCGGTATGAACCTCCCCCCAAAACTAAGGCGGAAACAATCATTATTGTAGCCCAAACAATACTGCTTAAAAGTTGAATTCTTGTTAATATTTGAATTGTGTTTTTTGTGTTTTCCATTTTTATTTTTGCTTTTTTTAAAACGTTATGAAAATAATAGGGTAATCAATCCTTAAATCGTTCTGATTTATTCATAATTAAGGCCGCTATTCTTGAATTATCCTTCCTGTTTTGCACATGTTTAGAGTTATTCAATAACATAATGTGTTTTAGAGAAGGAAAGATTTTCTTCGCGCGTTTCATCATTTTTCTACCAGGAAAAATAATGTCATTTTCTGCAGCAATCAATGTTATGGGCGTTTGAATTTTTGATGCATCACTTGATTTAATAATAGGCACAGATGTAAAATCCATGGTGAAATGAGTGAATACCAACGCCAAACTTTGTTGTGCAAAATCATCCCTTTCCGTAAAGGCAGCCTCTAAAAATCGATTGAGGTATTTTGATTTTTTTGTTTTCATGTAACGCTTCATCGGAATAAAGAACTGAATCAGTGCTTTGATTGGATTTCCATTCACGACATATGCTGGTGCTGAAAGAAAAACTTCCTTTATTTTATGCTCATTGTTAATTAAAGTTTTGAGAATCACAAGGCCACCGAAAGAAAAGCCAGCTAACGTCACTTTTTCTAATTCGAGCTCATCAATTATTTGGTTCATCCATTGACCGTATGAATCATCTTGCATGCTCAAGCGTGTTTCTGCACTTTTATTAGGTTGTGCCAACACATCTATTGCATAGACAGAGAAAGAATCAATCAAATCCTTATATGTTTCGAGTGCTACCGGAGCGCAACCGTTCGAACCATGAATAATAATAATCGGTGGTTTTGTAGCATCCCCTGTCACGATCATATTGGTGTCTCCAAAACGGGTAGGGATCGTCTTATATTCATAATCAATGTTAAGACTTCCTAGTTTTTTTTCATAAAGGTCAAGTATTTCTTTCTTGCCTTGTTCGGACTTATATAATGATTTTTTTTCCATTTCTTTTTGTGTTCGGGATTAAGTTGTTCAGTCGATAAACTATTAAAATAGTATTAAATCATTTATCTGTGATGGTATCGATTATTCCTCCACGCAATTGATAGTTTATATCTGAGTAAAACGTCTTTCCTTTTGTGCTGGGAATAAACTTAGGTTTTAGGGACTTACTTCTTTAGATTGCTTCTTCAAAGGTCCAGGATTGGTCAAGTCCCTGAGTTATTTCATATCGTTCCCTTTTGTTGGACATGCTATTTGTTGTTTTGTACCTATAGTCTGACAACCCAAGAATTGTGAATCTTGACTTGTCAGACTATAGCTTAAAAATTCACCCCTATGTAAATGTTTTAAGGCATCCATTTTTAAAACCAATTAAATCCTAATCCAATAGAGAGCACTACAGCGTCTCGATCTTTATCATTATCTAAATTAGTCCATCCCATCTGCAGTTGGGTTTGAAGGTTTAGCGCAAAGTTTTTCTTTTGCACTAATTCATACCCTGTACTGAAGGCAACTGCTCCACCAAAATTCCAATCTTCATCTTTAATGTTGTCTTCATAGATTGCTGGAAAATCCATAGCTAGACCTGCACCAGCATTTACCCACCATCGGTCTTTTACCCAATATTGAACAGATGGCATAAATGCATCAAAACTTCGGTCTTTACCTTGATATTCGTAGCTCATTCCAGAATACGATCCTAGAATAGCCAGGCGATCATTGATCATCCAACCCAATTTCAAATTAGGAAAACTGCCACCGCCTTGAGCTTCGTCGAAAGGAACTTCTTGATCACTATCAGATATACTGATGACACCACCGCCTATTCCAAAACCAATAACAAATCCTTTTCTTTCAATTTGGTTGGTCTCGTTTTGACCATAAGAGAGAAGCGTACAAAATGTAAATACAAAAATTAATGAGTTTTTCATTTTTAATATTTTTAATCGTTATATAAAAAGTAATTGATTTTATTTGTCAGACTATAGCTTAAAAATTCACCCCTATGTAAATGTTTGGCTCAAAAAGAAAGTAGTTTCTCCATTTATCGTCCAACTTCTTAAATCCATCGGGAGCATTGTTATCAAACATCCAGTGCTGACTATGAACCTGTGGTTCTATGAAAAATCGTTTTTTCTTACCAATTGAGATATGGTAGCCCAAGTGATACGAATTATAAAGTTTAAAACCATTTCCAATTTTGTCACCGTTTAGATCCAGGTAGGTTTGAAATTGCGGTAGAACTTCTACAGTTGCAAATAGCCCCTTCCATAGCATACGTTGGTATGTTATACCTATTCCTGTTTCTCGCACATGTCCTGGATAGAATTCACTTTCTGTCTCTAACTTATCCAATAGACCATCCCACCATGTGATTCCCATTGGTTGAAACAATCGCCAGGTGGCAAACTTCAGTCCTATGATGTTCTTATTATCCAGGTTGCGCTTTACATGAAGCTCTATGTGTTGTGTATTTTGTTGATCGTCCCAGGAATCCCCGATAGGATCTGTTATAATAAAATAAGGTAGACTTACCCTGTACTTATGGGCTACTTCAGTTTCTTTATCTACTGGTGAGTTTTTTTGAGCAAAAGCACTAAGTGTGCAAAAAAATAAAAGAATTGCAAATAGATTTTTCATGATATTAATAGTTTTTTTTTAAAAAATTCCGATTGCTACAAAGCCCCTCCCATTATCGTTAGTTTATTTAGTAAAGGTGAAAGGAATCATCATCTGATGATTATTTACTCTGCTTTATCGATTTGATAGTGCAAAGATGAAGTGGAAAGAAAGGTGAATCGTCCTGAAATGTAATTGCGGACTTTATAGTGAGATTTGGGACTTTTTAAACAGGCTTAAATTTGATTAGACCTCAACCAAGCTTTCGGTGTCATACCTTCGATTTTTTTAAAGAAAGTATTGAATACCGATTTAGAATTAAAGCCGCTTTCATAAGCTAGTGCTAAAAGGGTAAGGTGGCTATTGGCAGAATTTAGGGCATTCTCTTTGAAGTTTTCCAAACGAAGACTATTGATGTATTCATTGAAGTTTTGGCCAATTCGTTCATTCAGCAACCAGGAAAGCTTGTTACTGCTAATGTTCAAGTTTTCGGCTAGCGAGCGTAAAGATAAAGATGGGTTTTGAAACCACTTTTCTTCCTTCATTCCTTTTTCAATAAGTTCTAAAATCTTGTCGATTTCAGCAGCCGACAATAAGGCCTTGGGAGGGTCAATTCGTATTTGTTTTTCGGGGTCAGTTGGCAATAGCTCTATACGGAAAGTGGCTTGCAGTAAATCCTGGAACCTCTGATACCGGTGTAATGGTTTAAGCAGCGGAATATTCATAAAGTTTATGATTTGACCGGTACGCATCCTGACGTTTTCTTCTAAAAAGTCCAATGCCATTTCGTGTTTGTCCAAATGGACCAACAAAAAAAGTTGCCAGGGAAAAAGCGCTCCCCCAGAATCCTCTTTTATCATTGAGCTAACCCTGCTGATATCAACATCGATCTTATCGTCTGGATTTACCAATTTGTATAATACTCTGCATTCTTCTGGTCTCTCTGCCAAAGGAGTTTTATCTAAGAAGTCATTTAGTTTTTCGTAATCTTTTGTAAGAATTAAGCACAGTTGTTTTAGTGCAATGGGATGTGTAAAACCTGGGTTGATGCTCAATGAGGTCTCTATACATTCTAAAGCTTTCGTGTAGTCCTCGTTTAAATAATGAATATTTGCTTTGGTAAAATAATGATTCGGAGATAAAGGATTTATTTTTAAAATATTATCAGTATGCCAATGCGCTTTTTCGAAATAGCCGACTGCTGTATACAATTCGCATAAACCTTCTTCTGCTTCCGTATAGGATGGATTAAATTCTATTGCTTTTAGAAAATATTTTTGCCCCTTGATGAAATCCCATTGGCCCCAAAAGGACAATGTCGCTTTACTGAAATTCCCTACATAGGATTGTTTGTCCAGCTTAAAACCTTTGCTGAGCTTCTCTTCTGACATCTGCAACAAGCCTTTATTATTTCCCCATGATCCGGACATGGCATAACAATACGCCAAACCAAAGTAAGGCAAAGCAAATGAGGGATCTATCGCTACACACTGTTCATAGAGTTCCACTGCATTTGCGATTCCTGGTCCATCCCACATTAAATGCTGATAGCGACCTTTAAGATAAAGGTTGTAGGCCTCCATATTTTGTGTAGGCGCTTCAATTAGATGTTCCTGAATATTGAGGTGACCAAAATTTTCTCGAATCTGGTCAGCAATGAGTAAACTTATTTCATCTTGTAGTGCAAATATGTCTTCCAAATTCCGATCAAAATTCTTTGACCAGAAGTGAGTGCCGTCATTAGTACTGATTAACTGCGCTGTAATGCGAACCCTTTTTTTGAATTTCCGGACACTCCCCTCCAAAACAGTACTTACTCCTAACTGACCACCAATGGTTCGCACATCTATATTTTTATTCTTAAATGCAAAAGAGGATGTGCGGGCAATGACTTTCAAGCCCTTCACTGTGGTTAGGGCGTTGATTATTTCTTCAGTTATGCCATCGCTGAAGTATTCGTTCTCAGGGTCGGCACTCATATTAACAAAAGGGAGAACCGCAATGGACTTATTGGATGATGACATGGGTAGATGGTTGCTCATTTTTCACTATACTTCATCATGGCTTCTACGAACTGACATTGAATTTTTAATGATTTCTCTTTTAATTGGCTACAACGTCCAGTGGATGCGTCGTACTTTTTTGTGTTGCGCCCGCGGCAAAAAAGTATGACCGTCATCCACATTGTGTGTGCCTTGAATGGTAAATATATCCTTTTTCTTGGAAGGATGCAATTGAAGAAGTTCAGTTGACTAGGGAGTGAAAGCCTCCTATACACTTGGGTAACGCCAAGAAGTATTAGCAAGCCGCAAAGCCTGCCCCGTACACACCGTGTCGGGGGTGGTTCGGGGTGACCCTTACACTGAAGTAAGCGGGACTGCAAAGGTCGGTTCGGAGGAATACGAACTGGATGTGGATAAATTACTTCGATTTTGACAAAAACCTCCACATCATCACCATCCGTAATAGTAAAGGTCACAAAACCAGGACTGTTCCTTATGGTGATCAGTTGCGCAATACCTTGCGTCAATACTGCATTGCTCGAGGTAGTGTTCCCACAAACACAATCATTGAAAAAAGTATTCAAAGTTTTTTTCCTCAAACAAATGCGCGGGGCGGTTGAACAAGGGCTTTAAATATTACCGCCCGATTTTCCTTCCAAGCCTGCCCGCTATCATCCGTGGAAAGAAAACCTTTATGCTAAGGATTGGGTGGTACACACCAAAAAGCCTTTTGCCGGAGTTTAACATGTGGTTAAATACCTCGCCCGGTATTCTCATTTATGTTTACCTGGCAGAAATCACAGGCAAAAGGCTTAAAAAAGTGCTGTATTTTGTAAATAACTTTCTCTAATATTTAATGATAAACCACTCTTTTTAACCCCAACAGGGCAAGTAATCCCAATAAATCTCTATAAACCTTCCTCTATAAAATTCCTGCCTTGAATCGAAAACCCATAAAGGATTTTTCTTTCACTTCCGGCTACGCTTCGTCTGAAGACAGGTCCAACAAAGTCCGAAATCACGGTTGCACCAGTAACTTCAGCCTTTAATATTGTGTGTAGTTATATTTCTTTTCAAATTCTCTTTTTAGTGTATTTAGTTTTTTAACTATCACATCTCGGTTTTTACTGGATTTAACCCATTTTGGTAAATTGGTTATCATCGAATATTTATGCCTACCATCATCTTCTCTCAGTTTAGCATTAACATATTCCATTAAATATTCTAAGTGGTCGATATTATAAAGCCAAAGAACATTGTCTTTTACACTTGTTTTAAGCCACAAGTCAAACCCAAAATATGGGTCAGTAGGTTTATCATTTCGGTATCGATACCATTGAATCTCATATTCTCTTGTATGCTTGCAGATATCACATGTTATTTCTGATATTTCATATGGTTCTTTGGTCGGTCGTGTTGAGTGAGATACTGCACTTCCACAATTTCCACACGCTCGGTTAATAAACCCCTGGACATAGCCTGACCAATTTTTATCTTCCGTTTCTTGAAATCCACAGTGTTTGCAGTTACAAACAGATTTATGCCCCCTTGGAAAAGGAAGAGTGTACTTTGGGAGTTCTGTTTTTACCAATGCTGGTTTAGA
This sequence is a window from Lewinellaceae bacterium. Protein-coding genes within it:
- a CDS encoding alpha/beta hydrolase, whose translation is MEKKSLYKSEQGKKEILDLYEKKLGSLNIDYEYKTIPTRFGDTNMIVTGDATKPPIIIIHGSNGCAPVALETYKDLIDSFSVYAIDVLAQPNKSAETRLSMQDDSYGQWMNQIIDELELEKVTLAGFSFGGLVILKTLINNEHKIKEVFLSAPAYVVNGNPIKALIQFFIPMKRYMKTKKSKYLNRFLEAAFTERDDFAQQSLALVFTHFTMDFTSVPIIKSSDASKIQTPITLIAAENDIIFPGRKMMKRAKKIFPSLKHIMLLNNSKHVQNRKDNSRIAALIMNKSERFKD
- a CDS encoding ester cyclase: MDKESFLREFMTEIWNKKNLDKVEQYVHPEYTIHLDTTDPWEGKTLSHSEFKERLNFSFNSFPDMNFEITSAIPEENHVAITWILTGTNLGMIGGYPPTKKSINTKGLTIYHFKDNLINGHTQVFDRVTVMKQLGFM
- a CDS encoding GIY-YIG nuclease family protein, which gives rise to MKTKKELKEGYKQMKIPMGVFQIKNMINNKVLIDHSIDMESKWNRHKMELKFGNHRIRSFQKDWNEYGGENFVFEVLSELKKSEEENVNYNNELKTLHNMVIEELNLENVYK
- a CDS encoding helix-turn-helix domain-containing protein, whose product is MSADPENEYFSDGITEEIINALTTVKGLKVIARTSSFAFKNKNIDVRTIGGQLGVSTVLEGSVRKFKKRVRITAQLISTNDGTHFWSKNFDRNLEDIFALQDEISLLIADQIRENFGHLNIQEHLIEAPTQNMEAYNLYLKGRYQHLMWDGPGIANAVELYEQCVAIDPSFALPYFGLAYCYAMSGSWGNNKGLLQMSEEKLSKGFKLDKQSYVGNFSKATLSFWGQWDFIKGQKYFLKAIEFNPSYTEAEEGLCELYTAVGYFEKAHWHTDNILKINPLSPNHYFTKANIHYLNEDYTKALECIETSLSINPGFTHPIALKQLCLILTKDYEKLNDFLDKTPLAERPEECRVLYKLVNPDDKIDVDISRVSSMIKEDSGGALFPWQLFLLVHLDKHEMALDFLEENVRMRTGQIINFMNIPLLKPLHRYQRFQDLLQATFRIELLPTDPEKQIRIDPPKALLSAAEIDKILELIEKGMKEEKWFQNPSLSLRSLAENLNISSNKLSWLLNERIGQNFNEYINSLRLENFKENALNSANSHLTLLALAYESGFNSKSVFNTFFKKIEGMTPKAWLRSNQI